In Fusarium fujikuroi IMI 58289 draft genome, chromosome FFUJ_chr02, the genomic stretch CTTCTTGGAAGAGGCGTGCAACAATGTCCTTGACACCACCTCGGCCAAGACCTCGAGCACCACCAGCGCCGCTGGTTAGGTCTTGAAGGACATTGCGCTCCAGCCATTGCCGCGTGAGAGGGCCTTTTCCTTTCAGATTTGATGCGCGAAATCGTCCCGCTACCCATTCACCAACGACCATGACACCTCGGAGGTCACCCTCCACTGTGCTCTCAGCTCCTCGTCTAGCGTCAATGCCGCTCGTCATACCCCAGGCCGCCTCACACAACTTTCGTGCAGCGTCTTTCTCGCAAGGGATACCTTCCTTTTCAAAAATATTCTTGAGCCTGGTAACCACCGACTCCATAGTGGGTTTGCCAACGTGAATAATCTCAGCCAAATTGGAATGCCGGAGTGGTCGAAGCGCTGGCGCGTAAACATCATTACAAATGAGAATCAGGGGCCGGAGCAGTCGAAAGTcgtcacccttcttcttctttcgccCATAATTTTCTGTGGTGGCACCTGACGCATTCTTCTGGTCCAGGAGAACAAGATCTATCAGTGCTTTGACAAAACCACCTTCACCTGACCCCCCTGAACCAGATACAACGCCATCCACTTCATCCACCACGACACATGCTGGTTTAGCCAATTTCGGAGGGCCGTCTCCGTCCTTGCGGTTACTGACAGTTTTGACACTCTCTGTTCCCAAGCTTGTGCGGATACGATTTTTGACGACATCGCGACTTCGGTCATCACTGGCGTTGATTTCCATAACCTCGTAGCCTGCTTGTCTCGCACACACGTGTGCCAACGTTGTCTTTCCCAGTCCCGGAGGTCCTGTGAGCAGCAAGATCTTTCTATGAGgcttttcctcctcttctggttGCTGAGCACCTGGTCGTCTGGCTATCACAGGTCTTGACTTTGCTGCTCCGGGGAACACCACGGGGTCCCACTTTTTCAACCATCCCAATACCCTTCTGTTGGTATTATCGTTACCACACAGATCCATAAAGCTCCTTGCTCGGTATTTCTCCGTCCATAAGCGAGTTCTTTTGGGCTTTTTGCTGTTCGACAGCCGTGGCTCGACCGATTGAACAGGCACATTGGGCCTTTGCGGCTGCGTTTGTTTCTGACTTGCGATCTCTGCAGATGCAGCGCTCATGAGATTATGAATATCAACGCCGTAGTAGCTTCGTTTCGCTCGTCCTTCTTTCGTTTTCGATCGAGCTGCGATCATGGACTCATATGTTGGCGCACAGTTGGCCCTTCGCTCCTTGATTGTGACGGATTTACCGTTGCATGTTGTTGCCTTGAAAGATTGCGGCACAAGATTACTGAAAATCGGCGTGGTGAAGATTGGTCTTTGGCTCAGTCGTGTTGGTTCTTGAGCTCGCACATTGGGAGTGTTTGGGggttcttcctcatcaactaGATCAATAGTTGTTGTTTGGTCTTGTGCGATGGTATCTGAAGGCTTCTCTCGTGGATCCTCGGTCATTAGACGTTTCGCCACACGAGCAGAGTCAGTAGGTTCGCCATTGCTGTCCGAATCGGAATCGTCGTCCTCAACAAGGAATGGACCTCGAGCTTTCGGTTTAGGAGGGCTATGATCGTGGGGTTTGGCTCGTTTGGCCGGCGGTGGAGAGTGAGGTAAAGTGATAGGTGACGACGCTGAAAGCATTGTGGATGGACTTTCCAGAGTATTAGAAGTAAAATATCCTTAACCCTGAAAGATTTGGAAAatggtggtgttgcttgTGGGACTCATGAATTCCTTTGGGATGTCTCTGAGCTAGGGACGCGTCGTGTTTAATTGAGTCGCGTCCTGCGTGTAAGTCAGTGAGGACCCACatattctcatcttctccagctgACATAAGCGAGTGAATTTGAATTGAACCACAGCCGGGCCCACGAGATAATCCGGTGGTCCAGCTGAATGGATGCCAAAAATTTGGCTCTTAACGACAATCACGACGAGCCAGTTCCCAGCACCGTGGGCCTCAATCTGCCAATATGCGTCGGCCTACGAAATACTATAGTCTGACGAGACCGGTATGCTCAACTTTTGGTCCCAATTGTCCCGGGCTGGCTGTGCCACCCCGCAGGAGGTGAATTTTGCCTTGCTAACCGACACACCATATAGAAACTCAGGCAATCATGGAACAAGTACAATCTGTTTAACATCGCCCGTGCAGCTGGTCGGGAGCCCCAAGTCAACAGTCGAGCAACATTTTTCCAGCAGAAATGGGCAGCCAAATCGAAAACCCGAGGTTATCACGGCGAGCATGTTTCCGAGAAGAAGTGGGTGCGGCTCTTTTCAAGACGTCTTCAATCCGCTGTCGATCTTCCTCCCGAATACCTAGCCGCCAACGATGGTGCCGAGCAGGCGGCTGGTCGTGGTTCAGGTCTGACGACATCCAATGTGACCGCCGAGACATACTCCAGAGTTCCCAAAGGCAGCACAACAGTCCGaagtccttctcatcctgctCAGCGAGGCCGAGCTTTTGGAAATGTGAATGATATGCTCTCAGAGCATTTCCAGAACATGACACCTTATATGCAAATGACATTCGCCCCATTGGAGCGAAGGTTGGATACCGCCGTCTTCCGGGCCATGTTTGCCAGCAGTGTACGACAAGCTCGTCAATTTATCATTCACGGAGCTGTCAAGGTGAACGGCAAGAAGGTCTGTTTTAATAGAAAACTTCCATCACGGATTGCTCTAACATTTGACAGATGGTCCATCCATCGTACGCATTGAATCCTGGTGATATGTTtcaagttgaggttgagaaagtTCTATATGGCACTGGAGAGCAAAAGACAGCTGAGTATACAACTATGGAAAGTCGTGAGAAGGAGATGCTCGACCAACAAGAAGAGTCAGTCAGAAAGCATGGGCTGAAGAAGCAATccaaggttctcgatgctgttgctaaggaaggagaagaagctgagtcTGCTGATGCAAAGGCTCTTGGAAAAAACGCGCGCAGGCGTGTTGAGCGAGAGGTGCAGCTACACCGTGTCAAAAACCTCCGAACAACCGCCAGAGAGATTCTCAAGGGTGATATGAGAAACCTTTCTGCTAAGCAGAAGAAAGATTTACGACTATTCCGCGACACTGCCCAGCGTTTCCTGTCTCTTCCCGAGGCTCGTGAACTTGACGCACGAGACCTCCTCCATCAGATTCAGGCTCAGATCACAAAGCTTGAGTCTGTCGATACCTTCCGAAAGGCTGACTCAACACTGGCTAAAGCAGCCAATGCTGAAGCTTCAGCTGAAGCATCGGCCGAGGAGTCTGCTGAACCACAAACTGAGAAATCAGTTTCTAAATTAAGTAAGGAGGAAAGAGAGGCGAAGAAGTTGCAATTCAAGAACAACGTCCTTGAGAAAGGTCTGGAGGGCATCACGAATAAGGCAGATCGCGACCGGGCTATGAATATTTTGGCCACTGAGAACTTGACCCATGAGGAGACCCGCCGCCTCATCAACATTCTCAGAAACGACTCCGAGAACCCTATCGATCCCTCTAAACCCTATGTTACTCCCTGGCGTCCTCGCCCATTCATGTCTGCCTTTGCCTTCATCCCCCGCTACCTTGAGGTTAACCCCAACATCTGTGCTGCGGTCTACCTGCGTCATCCTGTCGCAAGAAAGGGTATGGCTGAGGTGCCTACGCCTTTCAGCTATTT encodes the following:
- a CDS encoding related to protein CTF18, with amino-acid sequence MLSASSPITLPHSPPPAKRAKPHDHSPPKPKARGPFLVEDDDSDSDSNGEPTDSARVAKRLMTEDPREKPSDTIAQDQTTTIDLVDEEEPPNTPNVRAQEPTRLSQRPIFTTPIFSNLVPQSFKATTCNGKSVTIKERRANCAPTYESMIAARSKTKEGRAKRSYYGVDIHNLMSAASAEIASQKQTQPQRPNVPVQSVEPRLSNSKKPKRTRLWTEKYRARSFMDLCGNDNTNRRVLGWLKKWDPVVFPGAAKSRPVIARRPGAQQPEEEEKPHRKILLLTGPPGLGKTTLAHVCARQAGYEVMEINASDDRSRDVVKNRIRTSLGTESVKTVSNRKDGDGPPKLAKPACVVVDEVDGVVSGSGGSGEGGFVKALIDLVLLDQKNASGATTENYGRKKKKGDDFRLLRPLILICNDVYAPALRPLRHSNLAEIIHVGKPTMESVVTRLKNIFEKEGIPCEKDAARKLCEAAWGMTSGIDARRGAESTVEGDLRGVMVVGEWVAGRFRASNLKGKGPLTRQWLERNVLQDLTSGAGGARGLGRGGVKDIVARLFQEGGGFPKQAMDLSQSKTQHEQPQAELGFGEYQKKHAMERLRQMIDTSGEISHIMTEVFTEYPNREFNDDLYLTKPNQAYEWLHFHDTCQSRLYASQEWELAQYLSQPVLACHHLFASPKRYLPSMGYDRRWGGDAEDNSAHPLPFSGSRADYQAFEAERQNRTQLQALQGQLPPTLMRSFRSAEDVAAEFLPYLARIVSPDVKPVVVGGSQGSTASVRRESERAMVKRAADVLADVGIELQKGRIESESLTNRTPQYVDLDVLATFETAASLLLPSAAPTRYAVRQVLDQELKRTLVEREARARQSRFKAGNPLGHAEHLSTDKIMASKKHALEASFQETTLIKRDFFGRIIEARPLAEMTKNTPEQQAKQDEKERKVWVTYHEGLNNAVRKPMSLQEFMRGL
- a CDS encoding related to NAM9-mitochondrial ribosomal protein, small subunit, with the translated sequence MRRPTKYYSLTRPKLRQSWNKYNLFNIARAAGREPQVNSRATFFQQKWAAKSKTRGYHGEHVSEKKWVRLFSRRLQSAVDLPPEYLAANDGAEQAAGRGSGLTTSNVTAETYSRVPKGSTTVRSPSHPAQRGRAFGNVNDMLSEHFQNMTPYMQMTFAPLERRLDTAVFRAMFASSVRQARQFIIHGAVKVNGKKMVHPSYALNPGDMFQVEVEKVLYGTGEQKTAEYTTMESREKEMLDQQEESVRKHGLKKQSKVLDAVAKEGEEAESADAKALGKNARRRVEREVQLHRVKNLRTTAREILKGDMRNLSAKQKKDLRLFRDTAQRFLSLPEARELDARDLLHQIQAQITKLESVDTFRKADSTLAKAANAEASAEASAEESAEPQTEKSVSKLSKEEREAKKLQFKNNVLEKGLEGITNKADRDRAMNILATENLTHEETRRLINILRNDSENPIDPSKPYVTPWRPRPFMSAFAFIPRYLEVNPNICAAVYLRHPVARKGMAEVPTPFSYLTNQLAHNWYLGRG